CAGCCCCAATTTTAAGTGACAATCCAGGCTGGGAATGGCCTCGTGAACACGCTTTGGCTTTAATAGGTACCTACGCTTCATTATTATACTTAACGCCCATTATTGGAGGTTGGGTTGCCGATAAAATTACAGGATATAGAGTAGCAGTCGTTATAGGTTGTTTGATAATGACACTAGGTCACGCATCAATGGCTTTGGAAACGACACTCACATTTTATATTGGGTTGGCTTTGTTGGTTGTAGGAACAGGTTTTTTTAAGCCAAATATTACTTCTATTATTTCTGAAATGTATAAAGGTAAGGAATCGAAAAAAGATGGCGCCTATACCATTTTTTATATGGGAGTAAATGCAGGGGCATTTTTTGGAATGATGCTTTGCGGATATTTAGCAGAAAATAAAGGGTGGTCTTGGGGTTTTGGTTTAGCTGGAATATTTATGTTTTTAGGGATGTTACAATTTTGGTTAGCGGGTAATTTGTTTGGTGACATAGGAGCAAAACCAAGTAAAGTACATGAGGTTGAACTGCCTCAAAATATTAATGAAAAAAGCACTATTGTTTCAGAAGAATCGTTTTCAGAAGAAAAATTAAATCCTTTTACAGTCTTTGATAAAATATTAGTCATCTTATCGTCGGTAGGAGGGTTGCTTTATTTATTTAATGATCCATTGGAAAAAATAAAGGGCATAGGCTTAATTCCATTTGAAATTGGAGGTTTAAGCGGTTCCAATGTTATTGTTTTGACGGCTTTAGTTTTGTTTCTTCTTCTATTGATAATCCGAATTTCTAGATACATTCCTATTGTAAGAGATAGAATTATTGCTGTGACCATATTTGGAGTTTTTACGGTTTTCTTTTTTGCGTTTTTTGAACAGTCTTTAGGGTCTATGACCTTATTTGCAAGAGACTATACCGATAGAGAATTAGTGGGCAATTCTGCAATGGTTTTTAAAGTGGTTGATGCTTTATTAACTACTATTCCACTCATAATTATCACATGGGTTATTTACTTACTTACTAGAAAAACATTTTCAAGAATTGGTGTTTCTAATATTGTGCTAGCTATTGCTTTTATAGGAGTTTGGGGTTTAGTTATTTATAGATTGAGTGATAAATTTTCTCAGGAAGGCAATCAAATAGATGCTACTTGGTTTGGTATTCTTAATTCATTTTTTATTATTACACTCGCTCCTTTTTTTTCAAAGTGGTGGGAAAGTAAATATAACCCCAGTGCAGCCATGAAATATGGTATTGGTTTAATTCTTTTAGGTGTTGGTTTTGCGATCTTGTCTTATGGAGCCTCGGGTATTCCATCGGGAGCAAAAACGGCTTCAGTAAGTATTATATTTTTAATTTTAGCATATCTATTCCATACAATGGGCGAACTTTGTTTGTCGCCATTAGGACTTTCATATTTGAGTAAGTTAGTACCAGCCCGTATGATAGGGTTTATGTTTGGTATTTGGTATTTGGCAATTGCTGTAGGACAAAAAGCCGCAGGAACTATGGGAGGAATGATTGATAAAATTTCTGAACAATATTCGTTAGGAACATTTTTCTTGATATTTACGCTTATTCCTATTGGTGTGGGGTTTATTTCGATATTTTTAAATCCAGTGCTAAAAAAACTAATGCACGGTATCCGTTAATCGAAAAAAAGGTTAAAAAATATTCAAAATGCGCGGTTTTTGGCGCATTTTTTGTATGTTCGATATTAGTTTTTTGAAAAAAGTGAATTATGAAGAGAATTTTATATGTATTATCATTTGCTGTTTTAACCTCGATTAGCAGTATAGCACAGGAAATTAATTGGGTAACACTTGAAAAAGCAGTTGAACTTCAAAAGAAAACTCCAAAAAAAATAATGATGGATGTTTACACCAATTGGTGCGGACCTTGCAAAATGTTAGATAAAAACACCTTTCAAAATCCTGATGTTGTTAAATATGTGAATGCAAATTATTATGCTGTTAAGTTTAATGCCGAAGGAAATGACAATATTACTTACAAAGGTAAAACTTATTCTAATCCTGGATATAAACCAGAAATGGCTAGCAGACGTAATGCTAACCATGAATTATCACATTATTTACAAATTCAAGCATATCCTACCATTGTTTTTATGGATGAAAAGGGGGATGTTATTGCGCCAATTAAGGGGTATCAAACACCTCCACAGTTAGAACTGTATCTAAAAATGTTTAAAGTAGATGAGCATAAAAATTTAGACACTCAAGAAAAATTTAACGCTTATTACACAGCTTTTAAACCTGAATTCAAAGGTTGATAAAAATCAATATTCAATTATAAAAGCTCCCTTTTTACCAGTTTGGTGAAAAGGGATTTTTCTTTTTTTACAAATGGTTTCCCAATGTTCAATATACGATTTGTAATTACTTCCATCAGCTATTAAGTATTTGGGTTTTATAGAATCTATTAATCGATTCAAATTTATTTGGGGAGATTGACGTAACAAGACATAATCTGGTTGAAACGATTTTATCTTGTAAATACTTAAACTATCAATAACTAATAAGGTCTTATTATTGATTATATAAACTGACTGTAACGAATCTTCTTCAATCGTTTTTATGTGATTTCCAGTTTTATAATCTTTAATTATTTTATTTTTTATTTTAGTTATGTTATCCAGGTCACTTGCTATTGTTATTTTGTTTTTGTTGGTGTTTCCTAATAGAGAATATCTGCTTTTATGAAATATAATAAACTCATGTTTCGGTTTTTCATAAGAGGTAGAGATAATAGCACATTGCCCAATTAAAATAGTTATTAAAAATAATTTTAAAGAAGCATAATTTCGTTTTATATAAAACTGAGTTAACGTAATAATAAATAGGTAAGAAGCAAAAACATATAAAAGACTAAAGGGAATATCTTTAAAAAGAAACGGTTCCTGTTTTGAAATCCAACCAACAAAACTATTCATTAAACTAATAATATATCCGTAAATGCTTGCTACTAACTGTGGCAGTATATTTGTAATGGCTAAAATCATTAAGAAAATACCATAACTTAGAATAATTCCTAAAAGCGGAATGATAACCAAGTTAGATAGAAAGAACAAACTTGGAAATTGATGAAAATAATACAAACTGAGAGGAATAACACCAAATTGTGCAGAAATAGTAACGGTTAATGTATGCCATAGTTTATCAGAAAGCCAATAT
The genomic region above belongs to Mariniflexile litorale and contains:
- a CDS encoding peptide MFS transporter — protein: MNTDIENLFKDKVLGHPAGLFVLFFTEMWERFSFYGMRILLVLFLTAPILSDNPGWEWPREHALALIGTYASLLYLTPIIGGWVADKITGYRVAVVIGCLIMTLGHASMALETTLTFYIGLALLVVGTGFFKPNITSIISEMYKGKESKKDGAYTIFYMGVNAGAFFGMMLCGYLAENKGWSWGFGLAGIFMFLGMLQFWLAGNLFGDIGAKPSKVHEVELPQNINEKSTIVSEESFSEEKLNPFTVFDKILVILSSVGGLLYLFNDPLEKIKGIGLIPFEIGGLSGSNVIVLTALVLFLLLLIIRISRYIPIVRDRIIAVTIFGVFTVFFFAFFEQSLGSMTLFARDYTDRELVGNSAMVFKVVDALLTTIPLIIITWVIYLLTRKTFSRIGVSNIVLAIAFIGVWGLVIYRLSDKFSQEGNQIDATWFGILNSFFIITLAPFFSKWWESKYNPSAAMKYGIGLILLGVGFAILSYGASGIPSGAKTASVSIIFLILAYLFHTMGELCLSPLGLSYLSKLVPARMIGFMFGIWYLAIAVGQKAAGTMGGMIDKISEQYSLGTFFLIFTLIPIGVGFISIFLNPVLKKLMHGIR
- a CDS encoding thioredoxin fold domain-containing protein, with protein sequence MKRILYVLSFAVLTSISSIAQEINWVTLEKAVELQKKTPKKIMMDVYTNWCGPCKMLDKNTFQNPDVVKYVNANYYAVKFNAEGNDNITYKGKTYSNPGYKPEMASRRNANHELSHYLQIQAYPTIVFMDEKGDVIAPIKGYQTPPQLELYLKMFKVDEHKNLDTQEKFNAYYTAFKPEFKG